The following proteins are co-located in the Wenzhouxiangella marina genome:
- the putA gene encoding bifunctional proline dehydrogenase/L-glutamate gamma-semialdehyde dehydrogenase PutA encodes MLKPDSAFVLDRIEATDERTRRLDEAWYVDETEQVRALAERLDLSDERRRHIRARATDLVRQVRRRSKDAGAMEAFMREYDLSSKEGVVLMCLAEALLRIPDSDTAEKLISDKLADADWEAHLGKSDSLFVNASTWGLMLTGKLVKVGESRSRAIGTTLAKIANKSGEPVVRQAIRQAMRIMGHQYVMGRTIKHALDRAAKKANRRFRYSFDMLGEAALTAEDAERYRQAYEDAIRAIGAQAGGDSIYAAPSISVKLSALHPRYEQAKRDRVLAEMTPVLRDLARLAREQGIALTVDAEEADRLMLSLEVFERVLADPELNGWNGLGLALQAYQRRAWAAIDWLADRARSTGHRIPIRLVKGAYWDTEIKLAQVEGLPGYPVFTRKSNTDLSYLACARHLLEQPDAFYPQFATHNAHTIAAIAELAGDSRDYEYQRLHGMGKELYEEVLDDETYNAACRVYAPVGNHKDLLPYLVRRLLENGANTSFVNRIVDEKLPPEEVVTDPVQQLLALEQIPHPKIPAPRAIYGEHRSNSSGINFAQRPALDALKTAMDAFAQRQWQAHPLGQGAIAEQDAERVLSPSDRRREVGQVRWTSTDCIEAVIGTAMRAQLTWDEQGVEARAAIVERLADLLEEHRAELMALCVREAGKTLRDGIAEVREAADFCRYYAAEARRQMAEPEVLTGPTGERNELHLHGRGVMLCVSPWNFPLAIFTGQIVAALVTGNSVIAKPAEQTPLIAHRAVELMHQAGVPDDVLYCLPGGRELGARLTRDVRLSGVAFTGSTDTARKINQSLAERTGPLAMLIAETGGQNAMIVDSSALPEQVVRDVISSAFLSAGQRCSALRILCVQDVIADRLLTMLAGAMRELTIGEPGLLASDVGPVIDGKQKRMLEQHAERMEREARLIARARLPQDLPEGHWFAPVAFEIDRIDQLDGEVFGPILHVVRFRGRDLDRLIDDINATGFGLTLGIHSRIDRVQDYIMQRVRVGNAYVNRNMTGAVVGVQPFGGEAMSGTGPKAGGPHYLARMCVERTRTINTAAVGGNASLLALSDD; translated from the coding sequence TGGAGGCTTTCATGCGCGAGTACGACCTGAGCTCGAAGGAGGGCGTGGTTCTGATGTGCCTGGCCGAGGCCCTGCTCAGGATTCCCGACAGCGACACGGCGGAGAAGCTGATTTCCGACAAGCTCGCCGACGCCGACTGGGAAGCCCATCTCGGCAAGAGTGATTCCTTGTTCGTCAACGCCTCGACCTGGGGCCTGATGCTGACCGGCAAGCTCGTCAAGGTCGGCGAGAGCCGAAGCCGCGCCATCGGCACCACGCTGGCCAAGATCGCCAACAAATCGGGCGAACCCGTGGTCCGACAGGCCATTCGTCAGGCCATGCGCATCATGGGCCACCAGTACGTGATGGGCCGCACCATCAAGCACGCGCTGGACCGCGCGGCCAAGAAGGCCAACCGACGCTTTCGTTATTCCTTCGACATGCTGGGTGAAGCCGCGCTGACCGCGGAAGATGCGGAACGCTACCGGCAGGCCTACGAGGACGCGATTCGGGCCATCGGCGCGCAGGCTGGCGGGGATTCGATCTACGCCGCCCCCAGTATTTCGGTGAAACTGTCGGCCCTGCATCCCCGCTACGAACAGGCGAAACGGGATCGCGTACTCGCCGAAATGACGCCGGTGCTGCGTGATCTGGCGCGCCTGGCCCGCGAGCAGGGCATCGCTCTGACCGTGGATGCCGAAGAAGCCGACCGCCTCATGCTTTCGCTCGAGGTCTTCGAGCGCGTCCTGGCCGACCCGGAACTGAACGGCTGGAACGGCCTCGGCCTGGCCCTCCAGGCCTACCAGCGCCGTGCCTGGGCGGCGATCGACTGGCTGGCCGATCGCGCTCGCTCGACCGGCCACCGCATTCCGATCCGCCTGGTCAAGGGGGCCTACTGGGACACGGAAATCAAGCTTGCCCAGGTCGAGGGCCTGCCGGGTTATCCGGTCTTCACGCGCAAGTCGAACACCGACCTGAGCTATCTGGCCTGTGCCCGACACCTGCTGGAACAGCCGGATGCCTTCTACCCGCAGTTCGCCACCCACAACGCACACACCATCGCGGCCATTGCCGAGCTGGCCGGCGATTCGCGCGATTACGAATACCAGCGGCTGCACGGCATGGGCAAGGAGCTCTACGAAGAAGTCCTCGACGACGAGACCTACAATGCAGCCTGTCGAGTCTACGCTCCGGTCGGCAATCACAAGGACCTGCTGCCGTATCTCGTGCGACGCCTGCTCGAGAACGGGGCCAACACCTCCTTCGTCAACCGGATCGTCGACGAGAAGCTGCCGCCCGAGGAGGTCGTGACCGATCCGGTTCAGCAGCTGCTCGCCCTGGAGCAGATTCCGCACCCGAAGATTCCCGCGCCGCGCGCCATCTACGGCGAGCACCGCAGTAATTCCTCGGGCATCAACTTCGCGCAACGACCCGCTCTGGATGCCTTGAAGACGGCGATGGACGCCTTCGCCCAACGGCAGTGGCAGGCCCATCCACTGGGTCAGGGCGCCATCGCCGAGCAGGACGCGGAGCGGGTGCTCAGCCCGAGCGATCGGCGGCGCGAAGTCGGCCAGGTACGCTGGACCTCGACCGACTGCATCGAAGCGGTGATCGGCACGGCCATGCGCGCCCAGCTGACCTGGGATGAGCAGGGTGTCGAGGCGCGAGCGGCCATCGTCGAACGACTGGCCGATCTTCTCGAGGAACATCGCGCCGAACTGATGGCCCTGTGCGTTCGCGAAGCCGGCAAGACCCTTCGCGACGGCATCGCGGAGGTCAGGGAGGCCGCGGACTTCTGTCGCTACTATGCCGCTGAAGCCCGCCGCCAGATGGCCGAGCCCGAGGTGCTGACGGGCCCCACGGGCGAGCGCAACGAGCTGCATCTGCATGGCCGCGGCGTCATGCTCTGCGTCAGCCCCTGGAACTTTCCCCTGGCGATCTTTACCGGCCAGATCGTCGCCGCCCTGGTCACCGGCAACAGCGTCATCGCGAAACCGGCCGAGCAGACACCGCTCATCGCCCATCGCGCGGTCGAACTGATGCACCAGGCCGGGGTGCCGGACGATGTCCTGTACTGTCTTCCCGGCGGACGCGAACTGGGGGCCCGATTGACCCGGGACGTCCGCCTGTCGGGCGTGGCCTTCACCGGCTCCACGGACACGGCGCGCAAGATCAACCAGTCGCTTGCCGAGCGGACCGGGCCACTGGCCATGCTGATCGCCGAGACCGGTGGCCAGAACGCCATGATCGTGGACTCCTCGGCCCTGCCCGAGCAGGTGGTGCGCGACGTCATCAGTTCGGCCTTCCTGTCCGCCGGCCAGCGCTGTTCGGCGTTGCGCATCCTCTGCGTTCAGGACGTGATCGCGGATCGCTTGCTGACCATGCTCGCCGGTGCCATGCGCGAGCTCACGATCGGCGAGCCCGGCCTGCTGGCCAGTGACGTGGGTCCGGTCATCGACGGCAAGCAGAAGCGCATGCTCGAGCAGCACGCCGAACGCATGGAGCGGGAAGCGCGCCTGATCGCCCGAGCCCGGCTTCCTCAGGATCTTCCGGAAGGGCACTGGTTCGCTCCGGTCGCCTTCGAGATCGATCGCATCGATCAGCTCGACGGCGAAGTGTTCGGGCCGATCCTGCACGTGGTTCGGTTCAGGGGACGCGACCTCGATCGCCTGATCGACGACATCAATGCCACCGGCTTCGGCCTGACGCTCGGCATCCACAGCCGCATCGACCGGGTCCAGGACTACATCATGCAGCGCGTGCGAGTGGGCAACGCCTACGTCAACCGCAACATGACCGGCGCCGTCGTCGGTGTGCAGCCCTTCGGCGGCGAGGCGATGTCCGGCACCGGCCCGAAGGCCGGCGGCCCGCACTACCTGGCCCGCATGTGCGTGGAGCGGACCCGGACCATCAACACGGCGGCCGTCGGAGGCAACGCTTCGCTGCTGGCGTTGTCCGACGACTAG
- a CDS encoding ExeA family protein, with the protein MYEQFYGLDERPFSITPNPRFVYLSQRHQDALAHLLYGVGQGGSGGFVQLTGEVGTGKTTLCRLLLEQVPEHTRIALILNPMLDPPELLRAICAELEIDLEGVGGLQDLQSRLNHYLLDCHARGERVVLIIDEAQNMSREGLEQIRLLTNLETNTDKLLQIILLGQPELRLLLARPELRQLAQRITARYHLDPLNQNECEHYIRHRLAVAGAERCPFSRDAMKALFHASGGVPRLINIIADRALMAGYAHELERIDAHTVHEAAREVAGDAWDEGSGWLRGVLATIVVLLILAGGGALSWTMLKTSEREAPGTRPAWMTILDEADMSLAASELASQWPELDAESILRACAGEVDEQAACRLERGSWRFIQRLGLPVILRLGADEPALLVLVGLNEHQALLSHRGQEYRVPIGQLDRRWLGEFYVVWPDRGEILRVGDESPRVAQMKQLASRVPELEWTGSIDARYDDDFAAWVSRFQRLHGLTVDGMIGPATRLHLGVPHESGPSLATSLDGV; encoded by the coding sequence ATGTACGAACAGTTCTACGGACTCGACGAGCGACCGTTCTCGATCACGCCGAATCCGCGTTTCGTCTATCTGAGCCAGCGCCATCAGGACGCCCTGGCGCATCTGCTCTACGGCGTCGGGCAGGGCGGCAGCGGCGGCTTCGTACAGCTGACCGGCGAAGTCGGGACGGGCAAGACCACGCTCTGTCGCCTGTTGCTCGAGCAGGTGCCGGAGCATACGCGCATCGCCCTGATTCTCAATCCGATGCTCGACCCGCCGGAGTTGCTGCGGGCGATCTGCGCCGAACTCGAGATCGACCTCGAAGGGGTCGGAGGCCTGCAGGACCTGCAGAGCCGGCTCAATCATTACCTGCTCGATTGCCATGCCCGCGGCGAGCGCGTCGTGCTGATCATCGACGAAGCGCAGAACATGAGCCGTGAGGGTCTCGAGCAGATTCGCCTGCTGACCAACCTCGAGACGAACACCGACAAGCTGCTGCAGATCATCCTGCTCGGCCAGCCGGAGCTGCGCCTGCTGCTGGCCCGCCCCGAGCTACGCCAGCTGGCGCAGCGGATCACGGCTCGCTATCACCTCGATCCACTTAATCAGAACGAATGCGAGCACTACATTCGCCATCGCCTGGCCGTGGCCGGTGCCGAGCGCTGTCCCTTCAGCCGAGACGCGATGAAGGCGCTGTTCCATGCCTCCGGCGGTGTCCCTCGTCTGATCAACATCATCGCCGATCGAGCCCTGATGGCCGGCTACGCCCATGAACTGGAGCGGATCGACGCGCACACGGTGCACGAAGCGGCCCGCGAAGTTGCCGGCGATGCCTGGGACGAAGGAAGCGGCTGGCTGCGAGGCGTGCTGGCCACGATCGTCGTGCTCCTGATCCTGGCCGGGGGCGGCGCCCTGAGCTGGACCATGCTCAAGACCAGCGAACGGGAAGCCCCCGGCACCCGGCCTGCCTGGATGACGATTCTGGACGAGGCCGACATGAGCCTCGCCGCGTCGGAACTGGCCAGTCAGTGGCCGGAACTCGACGCCGAATCGATCCTCCGGGCTTGCGCCGGGGAGGTCGACGAACAGGCCGCCTGTCGCCTCGAACGGGGGAGCTGGCGGTTCATCCAGCGCCTGGGACTCCCGGTGATCCTTCGCCTGGGCGCCGATGAACCCGCGCTGCTGGTGCTGGTCGGACTGAACGAGCATCAGGCCCTGCTGAGTCATCGGGGGCAGGAGTACCGGGTTCCCATCGGCCAGCTGGATCGGCGCTGGCTTGGCGAGTTCTACGTGGTCTGGCCCGATCGGGGCGAGATCCTGCGAGTCGGTGACGAATCGCCTCGTGTCGCGCAGATGAAACAACTGGCCAGCCGCGTGCCCGAACTGGAGTGGACCGGTTCGATCGATGCTCGCTATGATGATGATTTCGCGGCCTGGGTCAGTCGCTTCCAACGCCTGCACGGTCTGACGGTCGACGGCATGATCGGACCGGCGACCCGCCTGCATCTGGGCGTACCGCATGAGAGCGGGCCCAGCCTTGCCACCAGTCTTGACGGAGTGTAA
- a CDS encoding general secretion pathway protein GspB — translation MSQNPDLSTASTAAELPAPRERRGRGLWIGLIALAVIVSLAYFQREPLERQWQAWTGAEGDLPEPPELALPAVAGVQSDSPEGRRPAPTDPAIPEPDSQRMDADTLRERVVTDPEEAQARLERLAAARERSRQLVAERAARNAALAEAESSGEVDTPVDPAINAARRQAVPQQGGTRVVAQAPERPQLSAPDPAEAARIQERLREAARRRELAMQEPATSEEKARADGGASAEAESMPAPRDRGEIQPMPTDPSLASEAAPGAAESTAPWTPEAAEYVHAWELPLSVRRNMPALALNIHVFAERPEDRFVLINGERFVAGDELVEGARLVDIRREGAVVDFRDYRFLLEP, via the coding sequence ATGAGCCAGAATCCGGATCTGAGCACCGCGTCCACCGCAGCAGAACTTCCCGCGCCGAGGGAGCGTCGCGGTCGCGGCCTTTGGATCGGGCTCATTGCCCTGGCCGTGATCGTTTCGCTGGCCTATTTCCAGCGCGAGCCCCTCGAGCGTCAGTGGCAGGCCTGGACCGGCGCGGAGGGCGATCTTCCCGAGCCGCCCGAGCTTGCACTGCCAGCGGTCGCCGGGGTCCAATCCGACAGTCCCGAAGGGCGCCGGCCGGCCCCAACGGATCCTGCCATTCCCGAACCGGATTCGCAGCGAATGGACGCGGACACCTTGCGAGAACGCGTGGTGACCGATCCGGAAGAAGCACAGGCCAGGCTCGAGCGACTGGCCGCGGCCAGGGAGCGCTCGCGACAGCTCGTTGCCGAACGCGCTGCCCGCAATGCGGCCCTTGCCGAGGCGGAGTCCTCGGGCGAGGTCGACACGCCGGTGGACCCGGCCATCAACGCCGCACGCCGACAGGCCGTTCCCCAGCAAGGCGGTACACGGGTCGTCGCCCAGGCGCCGGAGCGTCCCCAGCTCAGCGCACCGGATCCGGCCGAAGCCGCGCGCATCCAGGAACGCCTGCGCGAAGCCGCTCGACGTCGAGAACTGGCGATGCAGGAACCGGCGACCAGTGAAGAGAAGGCGCGGGCGGACGGTGGTGCATCCGCCGAAGCGGAGAGCATGCCGGCGCCGCGGGATCGGGGCGAAATCCAGCCCATGCCTACCGATCCGAGCCTGGCCTCGGAGGCGGCTCCCGGAGCTGCGGAGAGCACCGCGCCCTGGACGCCCGAAGCGGCCGAGTACGTGCATGCCTGGGAACTGCCCCTGTCCGTGCGGCGCAACATGCCGGCCCTGGCACTGAATATCCATGTCTTCGCCGAGCGCCCCGAAGACCGCTTCGTCCTGATCAACGGAGAGCGATTCGTGGCCGGCGACGAACTGGTCGAGGGTGCGCGACTGGTCGATATCCGCCGCGAAGGTGCCGTCGTCGATTTCCGCGACTACCGCTTCCTGCTCGAACCGTGA
- a CDS encoding rhomboid family intramembrane serine protease, with translation MLILIGSVCLVVATLASLARPSASFWLDALAFVPAEISQIIAQPLGQWLQRPMLHLISALFVHVDWLHLVGNLAYLWVFGLTVERAVGHLRFGLLFVLLGALANLVVAWQLGDSTRPVVGASGGVSAIIGVYLGLFPDRRMGLWLPLGLYLQFARVPALLVIGSWFALQLLFSVFGPMSGDVAWWSHVAGFLFGLIAALFLRLIPGQANLRLRDD, from the coding sequence GTGCTGATTCTCATCGGCTCGGTCTGTCTGGTCGTGGCCACGTTGGCCAGCCTGGCCAGGCCCTCGGCCTCCTTCTGGCTCGACGCGCTGGCCTTCGTGCCCGCCGAGATCAGCCAGATCATCGCACAACCCCTGGGACAGTGGCTGCAGCGGCCCATGCTTCATCTGATCTCGGCCCTGTTCGTGCACGTCGACTGGCTACATCTCGTCGGCAATCTGGCCTATCTCTGGGTCTTCGGCCTGACCGTCGAGCGCGCGGTCGGCCATCTTCGTTTCGGACTCCTCTTCGTGCTACTCGGCGCCCTGGCCAACCTGGTCGTGGCCTGGCAGCTCGGAGACAGCACGCGGCCCGTCGTCGGCGCCAGCGGCGGTGTTTCGGCCATCATCGGGGTCTACCTCGGGCTGTTTCCGGATCGTCGAATGGGGCTGTGGCTCCCGCTGGGCCTGTACCTGCAGTTCGCCCGCGTGCCGGCACTGCTGGTCATCGGCTCCTGGTTCGCGCTGCAATTGCTGTTCAGCGTCTTCGGCCCCATGTCGGGTGACGTGGCCTGGTGGTCACACGTGGCCGGCTTTCTGTTCGGACTGATCGCGGCGCTGTTCCTGCGCCTCATCCCGGGCCAGGCCAACCTGCGATTGCGCGATGACTGA
- a CDS encoding DUF1820 family protein, whose translation MTDTGVRAMYKITFFNQGQVYELFCGKVHGSELAYGFIEISELIFDDGDSVVIDPTEERMREEFADVEVMHLPAHAVVRIEKVRKRGNCVIRDSKSGEKVTPLPVGAPRKRS comes from the coding sequence ATGACTGACACCGGAGTGCGAGCGATGTACAAGATCACCTTCTTCAACCAGGGACAGGTCTACGAGCTGTTCTGCGGCAAGGTCCATGGCAGCGAACTGGCCTACGGTTTCATCGAGATTTCCGAACTGATCTTCGACGATGGGGATTCGGTGGTCATCGACCCCACCGAGGAGCGGATGCGCGAGGAATTCGCCGACGTCGAAGTGATGCATCTGCCGGCCCATGCCGTGGTCCGGATCGAGAAGGTCCGCAAGCGGGGCAATTGCGTCATCCGCGATTCCAAGAGCGGAGAGAAGGTCACGCCACTACCCGTTGGCGCCCCGCGCAAGCGCTCCTGA
- a CDS encoding AbgT family transporter, whose translation MENNNSNASTSSQNSSPDNKQRSFLERSLNVIEVVGNKLPDPAVLFFLLMIAVWIASAFLAQFTFTAVHPSTGEPINVINQLSGDQLANFMVNMVSVFVNFAPLGIVLVALLGVGVAEHTGFVNAALRKLLGWTSASLLTPMLILVAIVSHTAADAGYVVVIPLGAVIFYAAGRHPLAGIAAAFAGVSGGFSANFIPSAIDPMLAGITEAAGQVLDPELYVNPLANWFFMSASSLLIIGIGWWLTDKVIEPRLVKDTPIDGDMSDMPTLEPLSREESRGLSWATFSIVLSFALLAAAVLWPGSPLRDPNPDLTLFESITSFGAPVMRSIVPLIFILFLIPGVVYGYAARTIESHKDIITGMSKAMESMGYYIVMAFFAAQFIAAFNSSNIGILIAVNGAGWLGSLGLPAQVTIVGIIGLTMFVNLFVGSASAKWLIIAPIFVPMLMQLGISPELAQAAYRVGDSSSNIITPLLPYFPLIVVFCKRYFKGAGIGTLISMMLPYSIMLAVGWTIFLLIYWALGIPLGLQAGYTYG comes from the coding sequence ATGGAAAACAACAACAGCAACGCTTCGACTTCCTCGCAGAATTCCAGCCCCGATAACAAGCAGCGCAGCTTCCTCGAACGCAGCCTGAACGTGATCGAAGTGGTCGGCAACAAGTTGCCCGACCCGGCGGTCCTGTTCTTCCTGCTGATGATCGCCGTCTGGATCGCCTCGGCCTTCCTGGCCCAGTTCACCTTCACGGCCGTGCATCCGAGCACTGGCGAACCGATCAATGTGATCAATCAGCTTTCCGGCGACCAGCTGGCCAATTTCATGGTCAACATGGTCTCGGTCTTCGTCAATTTCGCGCCGCTGGGCATCGTTCTCGTCGCCCTGCTGGGTGTCGGCGTGGCCGAACATACGGGCTTCGTCAACGCCGCCCTTCGCAAGCTGCTGGGCTGGACGTCGGCCAGTCTCCTGACGCCCATGCTGATTCTGGTGGCCATCGTCAGCCACACGGCCGCCGACGCGGGTTACGTCGTCGTCATCCCGCTGGGCGCCGTGATCTTCTACGCGGCCGGTCGCCACCCGCTGGCCGGCATCGCCGCCGCCTTCGCGGGGGTGTCCGGGGGCTTCTCGGCCAATTTCATTCCCTCGGCCATCGACCCGATGCTGGCCGGGATCACGGAAGCGGCAGGGCAGGTGCTCGACCCCGAGCTCTACGTCAACCCCCTGGCCAACTGGTTCTTCATGAGCGCGTCCAGCCTGCTCATCATCGGCATCGGCTGGTGGCTGACGGACAAGGTCATCGAGCCGCGCCTGGTCAAGGACACCCCGATCGACGGCGACATGTCGGACATGCCGACCCTGGAACCCCTGAGCCGGGAAGAGTCCCGCGGTCTGTCCTGGGCCACTTTCAGCATCGTGCTGAGCTTCGCACTGCTGGCCGCCGCCGTCCTCTGGCCGGGTTCGCCCCTGCGCGACCCGAACCCGGATCTGACCCTGTTCGAGAGCATCACCTCCTTCGGGGCTCCGGTGATGCGTTCGATCGTGCCGCTGATCTTCATCCTGTTCCTGATTCCGGGCGTGGTCTACGGCTATGCCGCCCGAACGATCGAGTCGCACAAGGACATCATCACGGGCATGAGCAAGGCGATGGAATCGATGGGCTACTACATCGTCATGGCCTTCTTTGCCGCCCAGTTCATCGCCGCCTTCAACAGCTCCAACATCGGCATCCTGATCGCCGTCAACGGCGCTGGCTGGCTCGGCAGCCTGGGTCTGCCGGCGCAGGTCACGATCGTCGGCATCATCGGCCTGACGATGTTCGTCAACCTGTTCGTCGGATCGGCCTCGGCCAAATGGTTGATCATCGCTCCGATCTTCGTGCCGATGCTGATGCAGCTGGGCATCTCTCCGGAACTGGCTCAGGCCGCGTACCGCGTGGGCGATTCCAGCTCCAACATCATCACGCCGCTGCTGCCGTACTTCCCGCTGATCGTGGTCTTCTGCAAGCGCTACTTCAAGGG